The genome window TCTTCCCCGGCCGCATGCGCTACCCGGGCGCGCCGCATCCGCGCTGGTGGCAGATTGAAGAGGCCCGGGTCGACATCGGCGGCTTCCCGCCGGACCGCAGCCACTTCGCGACGATGCTGCTCATCGACCTGGTCGTCTCACACAGCGATGACTGGTTCCTGTACCCCATCGTCACCCGCGCGGGCCACGCGGTGACGCTGCACGAAGTGGTGGTGAAGGACTCCTTCGGCGAGGAGTGGACCGTCACGCCGCCAGTGGACTGGTCGCTCTTCCGGGTGGCCGGACTGGCGGAGACCTCGCTGCTCGTGTTCCCCACCGTCACCACGCCCCTGGAGGGTCCCAAGCTGGAGGACGTGGTGCTGGGCGTGGACGAGGACGCCAACCTGCTCTGGGCGGTGGAGCAGCGCGTGCATGGCCGCGACCTGCCCACGCCACCCAGGGACGCCTTCGAGCGGCGCGAGCCCGGAGACCCCGTGCTCTCCACCGAGCGCAAGCGCTACGAGTACCAGCCGAGCACGCCCGTGTATCCGCACTGGCACCCGTACACGGTGACGGAGGTGGAGGGACGGCGGCGCTTCGTCCAGGGACGACTGGCGGACCTGGCCGCTCAGCCGCCGGTGCTGATGCCCGAGCCCCAGGCGCGTGTGTTGTCGGACCCGCTCGCCCAGCCCTCGGAGCCCGCGCACCAGATCGAGCCCTCCACCGTGCCCACCCAGGGCCTGCGACTGGAGCGCCGCGCCCTGCTCGCGCGCGGCACGGATGGACGCCCGGTGTTGTGGACCCAGCGCCGCCGCCTGCCGCTCCTGTCTCCGCCCGCCTCGCACCTGCGCTTCGATGTCATGCAGGAGGCACTCACGGCGGTGTCCTGAGCCGGGAAAACCCGCTTCGTGGCGCCGGCCTGTAGGACGAGCGGGCGCCACGGAGGCGGCGCACGCTCTCGTCAGTCGCTGGTCTCCGGGGTGTTTCGCATAGAGTGCCCCCGGCGAGCGCCGATGCCGGGGAATGCGAAGGACGGGAGACGCATGGACTGCGACTGGCTCATCATCGGTTCGGGCTTCGGCGGCAGCGTCAGCGCGCTGCGGTTGACCGAGAAGGGCTACCGCGTGGTGATGCTGGAGAAGGGGCGGCGGCTGGCTGCCTCCGACTTCCCGAAGACGAACTGGAACCTGAAGCGCTGGATGTGGATGCCCCAGCTCGGCTGGCGGGGCCTGTTCCAGATGAGCTTCTTCCGCCACGTCACGGTGCTGTCCGGCGTGGGCGTGGGAGGCGGCTCGCTCGTCTACGCCAACACGCTCCCCATCCCGAAGGACGACTTCTTCCAGGCCTCCTCGTGGGGACACCTGGCCTCCTGGAAGGACGAACTGACGCCGCACTACTCCACCGCGCGCAGGATGCTCGGCGCCACCCCCAACCCGCGCGACACCGTGGCGGACCGGGTGCTGGAGCAGGTGGGGCAGGACCTGGGCCGCCCGGGCTTCGAGCCGTCCACCGTCGCCGTGTACTTCGGTGAGCCCGGCGTCACGGTGAAGGACCCGTACTTCGGCGGAGAGGGCCCCGAGCGCACCGGCTGCACGTCCTGCGGCGGCTGCATGCTCGGCTGTCGTCACGGCGCGAAGAACACGCTGGACCGCAACTACCTCTACCTCGCGGAGAAGCGCGGCCTGACGCTGCACGCGGACACGGAGGCCACGTGGGTGCGGCCCCTGCCGGACGGCGGCTACGAGGTGGAGGCGAAGAAGGGCGCGGGCCTCTTCGGACGACAGACGCTGCGCCTCACCGCGAAGAACGTCATCTTCGCTGGAGGTGTGCTGGGCTCGCTGTCGCTGCTGCTGCGGCTCAAGGAGCACAAGGACGGACTGCCCCGGCTGTCGGACCGGCTGGGCGACGGCGTGCGCACCAACTCCGAGGCGCTCATCGGCATCGTGAGCGGGCGCCCGGAGCATGACTTGTCGAAGGGCATCGCCATCGGCTCCATCCTGCACACCGACGAACGCTCGCATCTGGAGCCCGTGCGCTTCTCGGAGGGCTCCGGCTTCTTCCGCCTGCTGATGGCGCCGCAGGTGCCCGGCAAGTCGATGCTGGGGCGCATGGCGCGGCTGGTGGGCCTGCTCGCGCGCCACCCGCTGCGCTTCCTCAAGGCGTGGTTCGTCCCGGACTTCGCCAAGCGGACCTTGATTCTGCTCTACATGCGCACGCTGGAGGGCCACCTGCGCATGCGGCGCGGCCGGCTGCTGAAGAGCGGGCTGTCCACCGGCCTGCAGTCCGGTCCCGCGCCCACGTCCAACATGCCCGAGGCGTTCGACCTGGCGCGCCGCGTGGCGGACAAGCTGGACGGCTATCCGATGACGATGGTGAGCGAGACGGTGCTGGGCATCCCGACGACCGCGCACATCCTCGGCGGCTGCTGCATGGGAGACTCGGCGGCGACGGGCGTCATCGACCATCGCCACCGGCTCTTCGGCTACGAGGGACTGTACGTGGTGGACGGCTCGGCCATCTCCGCCAACCCGGGCGTCAATCCCTCGCTCACGATTACCGCGCTGGCCGAGCGCGCCATGACCTTCATTCCCCAGGCACGGACAGGGGAAGAGGAAGCGCCACGGCTCGCCCGGCTGCCGTCCTGAGCGCGTGCGCTACAGGCGGACCTGCAGCTCATAGCGGCGGTTCTTCGCCTTCTTCGCCTCGGTGTTGTCCGGCTTCACCAGGGGACGGTCGGAGCCCAGGCCCACGGCGACGATTTCACCGCGGGGGATGCCCCGGGCGACCAGCTCCTTGACGATGACCTCCGCGCGCTGCTCGCTGAGCTTCTTGTTCTTCGCCGCGTCGCCCGTCGAGTCGGTGTGACCGGAGACCTCGAACTTGTAGCTCTTCACCCCGCCGGCGGTGAGCTGCTTCTTGGCGTCGATGAGGGCGTTGGTCAGCTTCTTGAGCTTGTCCTCGCAGCCGGCGGCCAGCTCCGCGGTGCCGGTCTTGAAGCTGCACTGGTTCTTCTGTCCCTCCTCGAGGAGCTTGCTGTTGACGCGCTTCTCGACGGTGGACTTGCCCGCGTCACCCGCGGCCTTCTTGAGGTTGTCGAAGGGGCTCTGCGCGGCGGCCACACCCGGGAGGGCCAACAGCGACACGGCGATGCACAACGCCTTGAGCTTCATACGGTGAGACTCCTTGGGTTCCGCTGGAGGAGGGAACCGGGCGCAGGCTGCCCAGGGCGCGCGTCGTCGTCCAGCGTCCCGAGGCCCGACGAGCGACCCAGGCGCCGTCCGCTCGCCGGGTGGGACAACGGCGCCGTGCCCACCCGTCCCATGAAACTTGCCTCCGCGTATGGGCGGAGCAGCATGCTCCCATCGTCCTTCTCCCAGGGACGGCAGCGAGGCACGTTCAGTGGGCGGCAGCAGTCGGACGGAGCGGTGGCAGCGGTTCTTGTCGGGACACCGGGTGGGCTCGGAGCCGAAGCCCGTGGAGCCGCGGGTGGAGAAGGCGCCCGAGGCCGAGGTGTCGCAGGACGAGCGCACGCCGTACGACGTGGACTACGACCGCATCGTCTTCTCCAGCGAGTTCCGTTGCCTGCACGACAAGACGCAGGTCTTCCCGCTGTCGACGAGCGACTACACGCGCACGCGTTTGACCCACAGCATCGAGGCGTCGTGCGTGGGGCGCTCGCTGGGGCAGTTGGCGGGGTTGGGGTTGAAGGCGCAGGGGGTGAAGGTGGAGCCCTCGCACCTGGGCACCATCGTCGCGGCGGCGTGCCTGGCGCATGACATCGGCAATCCGCCCTTCGGTCATTCGGGGGAGGCGGCCATCCAGCACTGGGTATCGCAGCGGTTGGCGAAGCCGGGCGAGACGCTCGCGGGCAAGCCGAGTCCCTTCACGAAGGTGGAGGAGTGGAGGGATTTGGAGAGCTTCGAGGGCAACGCGCAGGGCTTCCGCATCCTCAACCGGCTCCAGTCGCGCGAGCGGCGAGGTGGGCTGCGCTACACCGCGGCGACGCTGGGGGCGATGAGCAAGTACCCGCGGCCGTCGGTGCTCCCGGGCGGGCGCGAGGCGAACAAGGCCCGCGTGTCGGAGAAGAAGTTCGGTTACTTCCAGGACGACCACGTGCTGGCGCTGGAGACCTACCGCGCCGCGGGCCTCCCCGAGCGCGAGGAGGGCGTCTTCTCCCGCCACCCGCTGGCCTTCCTGGTCGAGGCGGCGGACGACATCTGCTACGCGGTCATCGACCTGGAGGACTCCGCGAAGCTGGGGCTGGTGCCGACGAAGGAGGCGTGTGAGCTGCTGGACGCGGTGCTCCCTCCCGAGAAGTCGACGCGTCCTCCTCCCGCGCACCTGGAGACGCGCCTGGCGCAGGCCCGCGCGCGGGTGATTGGCGTGCTCATCCAGGCGAGCAAGCATGTGTTCCTGGAGCACGTGGAGAAGATGGAGGAGGGCGAGTGGGAGAAGCCGCTCGTCTCCGTGCGGGACGACGTGCGCGCGCCGCTCGACGCCATCAAGAAGCTGACGCGTCGCAAGGGCTACGAGAGCGAGCGCGTGCTGCAGATCGAGAGCGCGGGCTTCAAGACGCTCGGCGGCCTGTTGGACATGTTCGCGCAGGCGGTGGTGACGGACACGCCCAACCGGGAGGAGAAGAAGCTGCGGCAGTTGCTGCCCCTGGAGCTGTTCCAGCGGCCGGACAAGCCGCTGACCAGTGAGGACATCGGTGACGCGCTCGCGCGGCTGTCCATGTACCAGCGGCTCCTGTGCGTCACGGACTACATCTCCGGGATGACGGACGGCTTCGCGGTGGCGCTGTACCAGCGGCTGTCCGGCATCAAGCTGCCGACCTAGTGGCGTGTCCGGTGTCGCTCAGGCGTGCAGCCCCTCCGAGGGAGCACTCGTGCGCGCCTGCCGTCCCCGCCGCTCCATCAGTGCGAGGGAGTCGTCGATGGCCAGGATGTTCCCCGAGGGGTCCCTGAACCACGCGGACTTGAAGTCGCCCATGGTCGCGATGCCGTTCTTCGTCTGGATGCCCATCTCGGGGATGTCGTATTCCTCGAGCTTCACGCCCGCCTGGCGCAGCTCGTCCACCGTGGCCTCCACGTCCTCCACGGCGAAGGAGCACGCGGTGGCAGTGGAGCCGGATGGCGTCGAGCGCTCGTAGACGAGGAGGTAGGAATCACCGCCCACGCGGTACATGGCCGCGCCCTCCTCGGAGACCTCCTTGACCTCGTCGAACCCGAGCACCTCGCCATAGAAGCGCCGGGCCGTCTTCAGGTCCGTCACGGCCAGGGTGGGCACCGCCCTCGTTCTTCCCAGTCCCATGTGTCAATCCTCCTTCCGGGACAAGTGGGCACCGGCCGGGCGACTCGCAAGCGAGGGGCCGTCGTGGCTGCCGCCTCCTGGCTCGCGTGGATGGGCATGGGTGGCGCGGTGCGACTCCGCTAGACTCGGGGCACCGTGACGCCGATGGAACAGACACCTGCCCCCACGTGGCGGCGAGCGCTGGGGCTCGTCGCGGTGTGGAGCGTGCCGGGGACGCTGTCCGCGCTGGAGACGTACTTCTTCAGCCTGTCGTCGCCTCGGCCGATGGAGCCGTGGCGCGCGTTCCTGTCGCAGCTTCCCAGTTGGTACGTGTGGGTGCCCACCACGCCGCTGGTGTTCGCGTTGACGGAGCGGCTGCGACTGGGGCGGCCCTTGCGCGCGGGCGCCTGGGCGGGGCACGTGCTGGCGTGCCTGGGGGTGAGCGGGCTGTTCGCGCTCGTGTACACGGTGTGCCAGCGGGCCTTCGGCGCGGGAATGGGAGGTGTGTCCTTCGGGGCGATGCTGACGCGTTATGCGTTGGGTTGGTTGCCGATGATGGCGATGACGTACGTCGCGACGGTGGGGGTGGCGCAGTCGCTCGCGGCCCGGCGGCGGGAGCGTGAGCGGGAGCGTCAGGCCGCGGCGCTCGCCGTCGAGCTGGCCGAGGCCCGGCTCCAGGCGCTCCAGGTCCAGCTCCATCCGCACTTCCTGTTCAACACGCTGAACGCCATCGTCGTGCTGGTGCGCGATGGGGAGAAGGACACGGCCGCGAGGATGCTGGTGCTGCTGGGGGACATCCTGCGCCGGCTGCTCCAGCAGGGCGCGACGCAGGAGGTGTCGCTCCGGGACGAGCTGTCGGTGCTGGAGCGGTACCTGGAGATTCAGCAGCTGCGCTTCCAGGACCGGCTGCGGGTGGACTGGGATGTGGACGAGGCGTTGATGGACGCGCGCGTGCCGCACCTGGTGCTCCAGCCGTTGGTGGAGAACGCCATCCGGCACGGTGTGTCGGCCCGCACGGCGGCGGGAGTGCTGCGCATCCGGGCGCGGCGTCACGGCGAAGCGCTGGAGCTGAAGGTGGAGGATGACGGGCCTGGGTTGCCCGTGGGCTTCGATGTGGAGCGAAGCCCGGGCATCGGGCTGTCCAACACCCGGGCGCGACTGTCCCAGCTCTACGGGGTGGCGGGGCGCGTGAGCGTGGTGGCGGCGCCGGAGGGCGTGGGGACCGTGGCCACGGTGTGGCTGCCCTTCCAGCGCGAGGACGCTCCTTCAGGGCGGGGGGCCGCGCATGGCTGAGCTCAGCGTCCTCCCAATGGGCAGCCGCGGCATGGGCACGGCGCCAGAGGGCGGGGGCGCGCATCGCGGGGCCATGGTTTTCGGAGCGGAGATTCCGCGTGGCTGATCTCGCCGTCCTCCTGGTGGATGACGAGCCGCTCGCCCGGCGTGGGCTCCGGCAGGCCCTGGCGCGGCATCCGGACGTGACGGTGTGCGGCGAGTGCCGCGACGGTCGCGAGGCGGTGGACGCCATCCACGCGCTGAAGCCCGCGCTGGTGCTGCTCGACGTGCAGATGCCGGAGCTGGATGGCTTCGGGGTCATCCGCGAGGTGGGCGTGTCGCGGATGCCCGCGGTCATCTTCATCACCGCGTTCGACACCTTCGCCGTGCGCGCCTTCGACATGCACGCGGTGGACTACCTGGTGAAGCCCTTCGCGGACGAGCGCTTCGACGAGGCGCTGAACCGCGCCCGGCAACGACTGCGCCAGGGCGAGGCCGTGGAGCTGGGGCGCAAGCTCGCGGCCCTGCTCGCGGACACCGGACGCGCTCCTCCGGTGGAGGGCGACACTTCGCCACAGGACGAACACCCGAGCCGGCTGGTGGTGAAGGTGGGGGCGCGCTCGGTGCTCGTGCCGGTGTCGGACATCGACTGGATTGGCGCGGACGACTACTGCGTCACGCTGCACGTGGGCGACAAGGAACACGTGCTGCGCGAGAGCCTGGCGTCACTGGAGGCTCGACTCGACGCGGAGCGCTTCGTGCGCATCCATCGCTCGGTCATCGTCAACGTGGAGCGCATCCGCGAGCTGCATCACGACTCGGCGACGGAGCTCGTGGTGGTGCTGAGCACCGGTCAGCGCCTGCGTGTCAGCCGGAGTCGACGCGAGGAGCTGGAGCGCAGGCTCGGGCGGGCTCGCTAGGCCTCTCGTCGATACGCGGGAGGAATTTGTTCCCCCTCGAGCTTGACCCGCGTCCCGACATCCTGTTCGCCGAAGAAGATGAGCCGGATGACGTCGTTGAAGTCCCTCAATCGGATGTAGAGGACCCACGCTTCATCCAGGAGCCACCAGCCGCCCTCCGCCGTCACGAAGAAGATGGCGAAGTCGCTCGTGGCCACGGGACACGCGGTGGCTGACAGGGTCCGTTTGACGTCGGGGATGCAGAAGCCGTCGATTCCATCCGCCGCATCGCTCGCGTCGAACTTCAGGTGGCGATGGTCGAACCCGCGGAGGTCCAGCCCATCCATGAACGTCACCACGGCCTGGGCGTAGTCGTGGACCTGATAGCCCAGGCCCTCCAGCTCCGCGCCCACGGTGTCGATGGGCACCGTGCGCTGCTGGAGGACGCCGCGCTGCTGGAGGAAGTCCCGGACCTTGGGTTCGAGCACTCCCATCCATGGAGGAATGAACACCGTCTCGTCGGTCATGGCGGATGAGCCCCCGTGCCTACGTCGTCATCCTCTCACACCGGCCCCGCCCGAGGGGCGTGGTTCAGGGCTTCACCTCGGCGACCGGAGCACGCTGCTTCTCCACCGCCGTCGCGAGCGCGGACACATCCGTGGCGCTCAAGTGCATGCCGAAGACGCGAGCCACATCCAGTCGCTCTCGCGCGATGACCTCCAGCGTCTCGGAGACCTGCTGCACGTTGAAGAAGGTCCCGTCCGGGCGAGGCTGGACCAGGTCGCTCGTGTAGAGCAGCCGGTGCTCGGGAAGGGAGACGAAGAGCATCCGCTCCCCGGTCTCCGTGCGCACGGGGACCAGCTCCAACCGGTTCCTCCCGGCGCCGAGCTTCACGCGTTGACCCACGCTGACCAGAGAAGCGGCCCGAGGCGCGCGGGCGAGTGCGTCCGGCGCGAGCGTCCGAGGCGCCGTGAGCACGCCCTGCAAGAGCGGCCGGTTGAGGTCCAGCACGTGAAGCGGGATGCCGCGCGCGGCGTACTCCCGGACCCCGCCCACGTGAGGCCACGCATCGCTCGTGGACACCACCGCCTTCACCTTCACGCCAGGGAAGCGACGCTGGGCCTCCTCCAGGATTCGCGCCGAGTACCCCGAGGAGATGGGCGCCTCGATGATGACGAGCCCGTCGTCCTGCTTCACCAGCGTGACATCCCACGCGCCAGGAAGGTGCACGACGCCGGGCGCCAGCTCGACCGCGGGACGGTCGGGGCGACCCAGCGGCAGGTCATCCGCGGTCATCCGTCCCCGCGCGGCGAAGCCCTTCTTCACGTCCTCGGGGATGGCGAAGTCCTCCTCGGAGACCTTCGGGGCCAGCTCCAGCCGCGTCACGGTGAAGCTGTGGTACGCCTGTCCCTTGCGCTCGTTCTCCCAGTGGCGTGGGTAGCGCAGCCCGCCCGGCTCCAGGGACCACGCCTGGAAGAACAGCCGCGTCGTCACATCACCCCAGACGCTCCAGAAGAAGTCCGACGGGTGCGCGTCCAGCGTCTCCACCATCGTGGGCAGCCGCGTCCTCGCGTTGAGATACAGCTTCACCCTCGCGTGGCCATGGCGGAACGCCACCACGTGGTGCGGCACGTCCTGCAGTCGGGTGTCCGCCAGCGCGCGCAGCTCCGGCGCGGCCAGCGCGGTGAAGAGGATGCGCTCGGGCGCGAAGTCGAGCCGCTCGTTCATGTCCTGGAGTTGGGCCCCTCCCGCGGGACGTCGCTGGCCGCCGCGCTCCATCATCACCACGCCGTCGGACAGCACCATCGTCGCGCCCTGCCAGTCCTCGAGCCCCGGGGTGCCTCGGCCCTCGGTCTTCATCCGCAGCCGGCGCTGTCGCAGGTCGCGCACCTCGTCGACCTGCTCGTAGCTGACGAGCCACGGTGGGGCAGGGCGCTCGGACTGCTCCATCAGGTTCCAGTGTCCGATGCCCTGGATGCGCAGCGCGGAGAGGGCCTGGAGCTTCGCTTCACCCCCCATGGCCTCCAGCGAGGCCCGCAGGTGGGAATGCGCGGCGTCCTCGGCCGCGAGGGCGGAGGACGCCAGGAACAGACCGAGGAGCACGAGGAGCGGGGTGGTTCGTCTCATGCCCCCAGGATGTCGAGGCGCCCGTGGGCTCCCGGTGCCTTTGCAGCCAACGGCGAGGCGGGCGCGGCGAAGTGCGCGCCCGGAGCGGCGAGTGGTGGACCGCCGGGCTCAGTCGCCCGCGACCGCGAGCTGCCAGTCCCCGTCCTTGGCGATGCCGACGCGCAGGCCCAGGTAGCTGCCCAGCTCCTTGCGCATGCTCTCCAGGGCGGCCTTCGGGTAGACGCCGGCGAGCATCTTCACGTCCTTCTCCGTCTTGAAGCCGGTGATGTGCACGGAGGGCCAGTAATAGAGGTCTCCCTCCTGGGCGTAGGGCAGCTCCAGCACCTGGACGATGCGCGCGAGGGTGGGCTCGCCCTTCGCCTCCTCCTGCTTCCAGAACGCCACCGCGTCCTCGTCGGGGCCGAAGCTGAAGCGCACGCTCTTGCCCTTCTCGTCCACCAGCCTGCCCAGCTCCGCGTAGTCGCACGCCCGCGCGGCGGCGATGATGCGGGTGCGCATGCTCTCCACCGCGGGAGGCAGGGGCGGCTTCGGCGCGGCCTTCGTGGAGGCCTTCAACTTCGCCGCGGAGCAGTCCGTGCCACCCGAGGCCTGCGCGAGCGCCCCGGCGTCACCCGAGCCGGCGTCATTCGTGCCCGCGTCGGTCAGGTCCACCGCGCCCCCCGTGGCACCGGGAGCGACGGGAGGGGAGTCGGGGACGACAGGCTGGGTGGGCGCCACCGCCGCGGCGGGAGCCCCCGCGTCCTCCGGGCTGCTGGCGGGAGTGGCGGTGCGCTCGGTGCAGGCGACGAGCGAGGCGGCGACGCAGACGGACAGGCGGGTCAGGCGGTTCATGTCCCGGGTATGTAGTTCAGGCCGCCCGGCCCGTGTCTTCCCGGTGAGCCTCTTCTGGTGACTCGAAGACGAACGTTCATTCCCGGGCCGCGCGCGCACCGCCGGACGGCGACCGAGCGCCGGGAGCACGCACGAGTTGCTTGGGTCCGTCTCCGGACGAGGTGATACTCCCCACCCATGTGCGGCCGTGTCACCGTTCGGACCTCTCCTGATCAGCTCGTGGTGGAGCTGGGCCTCGCCGGCATTCGCATGGCGGTGGACCGCCCCCGCTTCAACCTGGCGCCCACGCAGTTGATGCCCGTGGTGCCCAATGACGGAGCGCGGATGCTGGACGCCTTCCGCTGGGGGCTCATCCCCTCGTGGGCGAAGGACGCGAGTATCGGCAACAAGCTCATCAACGCGCGCGGGGAGACGGTGGCGGAGAAGCCCAGCTTCCGCAGCGCGCTCAAGCGTCGTCGCTGCCTGGTGCTGGTGGACGGCTGGTTCGAGTGGAAGCAATCCACGAAGCCGAAGACGCCCTTCTACTTCCACCGCGCGGACGGCAAGCCCCTGGCGCTCGCGGGGCTGTGGGAGGAGTGGACGGCGCAGGACACCGGCGAGGTGCTGCGCACCTGCACCATCATCACCACCAGCCCCAACGCGTTGATGGCGCCCATCCATGACCGGATGCCCGTCATCCTGCCGCCCCCGGCCCAGGAGGTGTGGCTGCGCCCCGAGCCCCAGGAGTCTTCGGTCCTGCTGCCCCTGCTGGTGCCCGTGGCGGACGACGGCCTGGACGCCTACGAGGTGGCGCGCGTGGTCAATTCCCCCACGAACGACGTGCCGGCCTGCGTGGAGCGGGTGGCCGCGTAGCCGCGGGAAAATAAATCCCCTGTCGAAATGCGAAGGCCCCGTTCGTTCGCCTCCCTGAAGTTGAACGCATCGGAGGATTCGCGATGAAGGACCGGGGTCAGGAAGGTCTCAGCCGCCGTTTCATCCTGGGGGCCGGGGCCGCGTGTGTCGCGAGTCTTGGACTCTCTTGCCGGGGACACGCCATGAACACGAAGCCGCAGCAGGGTGGCTACGCCACCGTCGACGACCTGAAGGTCTATTTCGAGGTCCATGGAGGCCCGCTGGAGGGCGGCAAGACGCCGCTCGTCCTGCTGCACGGCGGGATGATGGCCATCGAGACGGCCTTCACCAAGGACCTGCTCCCGCGCTTCGCCCGGAGCCGCCCCGTCATCGCCATGGAGATGCAGGGGCACGGCCACACGGGAGTCAGGCCGGGGCCCATCCAGTTGGAGCGCATGGTGAAGGACGTCGTGGGCGTGCTCGCGCACCTCGGCGTGAAGCGGGCCCACCTGCTGGGCCACAGCCTGGGCGGGATGATTGCCACGGGCGTGTGCGTCCACCATCCCGAGGTCGTGGCCAGCGCCACGCTCCTGAGCGTCACGTACACGCTCGAGGGCATGCTGCCCGAGCTGGTGAAGATGCAGCGAGACCCGACGCACGTGCCCTCGCCGGAGCTGATTCCGCTCCTGCCCACCGAGGCGGACTTCGTGTCGTGGAAGGCGAACTTCGACAAGTACAACCCGGACCCGTCCAGCTTCGAGTCCGTGCTGGCCCGACTGAACACCCTGCTGACCGAGTGGAAGGGGTGGAGCCCGGCGCAGCTCAACGGCATCCGCGCGCCCGTGCTGCTCGCGCTCGGCGACAACGACTTCACCCGCCTGGAGCACGCGGCGGAGATGTACCGCCTCATCCCCGGCTCGAAGCTGGCCGTGCTGCCCAACACCACGCACATGAACATCATCGAGCGCGGTGCCTGGCTGGAGCCCATGGTCCAGGAGCTCATCTCGCGCGCGGAAGGCGCCTGAGCGGAGCAGGCCGCCCGCGCCGCGCCGTCCCTGTCGACGCGCGGCGCGAGCGTGCGGCTACCGGAGGTTCGGCGTCCCCGCGTCCGGAGTGCCCGCATCGGAGGTGCCGCCATCCGGCGGGATGTAGATGGTCGTCTTGGAGCAGCCCCCGTCGCAGAAGTCGCAGTTGAGGGGCGAGCACCCCGTCGGAACGGCGACGCAACCCTTGGGAGGAGGGCACCCGTTCGGGCCGGTGCAGGTCCCCGTGCAGATGATGGTCCCCTCACCCCCGGGAATCACGACGGGAGGCACGTTCGAGGCCGAGTGCGAGGCGGCGGGAAACTCCACGCGGACGGAGAGGGTGGAGACTCTCTTCCCATCCTCCACGCGGTTTCGCGCGTCCCCGATGGGTGTCAGCACCGCGCCCTCCAATTGCCGGGCGACGTCGGGAGGCGTGTTGTCGACGAAGGGGCACGCCGGCTGGTCCGTGGACGCGGCGGCCTCTATTCGAGACGCCACGCGGGGCTCGTCACCACAGGCCCAGAGCGCCGCCACCGCCAGGACCACCGCCACCACGACACGATGCAAGGGATTGAGAGAGGTCATGGCCCCGAGTCTGGCTGGTACGCTCCGTGCGGGCTGACGGCCGCGGGACGGATGTCCAACCCCGGACACTCAATCCAGTCCCGGACTCCAGCCCCGCGCCAATCTTCCCACCCTGCCGTTCCTCCTCTCGCGCACCCGCGCATCCCTTCGTGAGACATGGAAGGCTCGAACCGAAGGATTCCCTGACAGGCGTTCATTCCATGCCTCGCCGCGAGACAGGGCGGGCATTCCACCCAACCAAGAGGGGCATTGCATGAACGAGCAGCGAAGGTCGTCGCGTGGCTGGCGTCTGGGCTCGGTGTCCGGAGTGATGCTGGGCGCGCTGGCGTGCGGAGGTGTCGCGGAGCCCGAGGTCGCCGCCCCCGAGGCCACGGGGAGCACGGCGCTGGTGGAGCGTGTGCGGGACACGGCGGAGCTGGCCCGGATGAAGGCCTACGCCGAGTCGCTCTATGACGAGAAGGACGTGGTGCATCGCTTCACCAGTCGGGGCGGCGAGGCCATCGACTGCGTGCCGCTGTACGCGCAGCCCGCGCTGCGTCAGCCGGGCATGGAGAACCACCGCATCCAGCTGGCGCCGGGCACCGAGCCCATCGCGCGTCCGGAGCGTCCGGTGGCGCCAGGGGACTCGCTCGCGGCGAAGTGGCGCGCCGAGCCCGCGACGCTGGAGGGCCGCGCGGACGAGCTGGACGCCACGGGCGCGCGCAGGCACTGCCCGGAGGGCAGCGTGCCCATCGTCAAGCTGACGCTCGACACGCTCAAGCGCTTCGAGTCGCTGGACGACTTCCGCCGCAAGGTCCCCAACCACCTGACGGGCAACGTCTCCGTGGAGACCGGCAAGCGGCGCTCCGAGCAGGC of Myxococcus fulvus contains these proteins:
- a CDS encoding MBL fold metallo-hydrolase; this encodes MRRTTPLLVLLGLFLASSALAAEDAAHSHLRASLEAMGGEAKLQALSALRIQGIGHWNLMEQSERPAPPWLVSYEQVDEVRDLRQRRLRMKTEGRGTPGLEDWQGATMVLSDGVVMMERGGQRRPAGGAQLQDMNERLDFAPERILFTALAAPELRALADTRLQDVPHHVVAFRHGHARVKLYLNARTRLPTMVETLDAHPSDFFWSVWGDVTTRLFFQAWSLEPGGLRYPRHWENERKGQAYHSFTVTRLELAPKVSEEDFAIPEDVKKGFAARGRMTADDLPLGRPDRPAVELAPGVVHLPGAWDVTLVKQDDGLVIIEAPISSGYSARILEEAQRRFPGVKVKAVVSTSDAWPHVGGVREYAARGIPLHVLDLNRPLLQGVLTAPRTLAPDALARAPRAASLVSVGQRVKLGAGRNRLELVPVRTETGERMLFVSLPEHRLLYTSDLVQPRPDGTFFNVQQVSETLEVIARERLDVARVFGMHLSATDVSALATAVEKQRAPVAEVKP
- a CDS encoding SOS response-associated peptidase: MCGRVTVRTSPDQLVVELGLAGIRMAVDRPRFNLAPTQLMPVVPNDGARMLDAFRWGLIPSWAKDASIGNKLINARGETVAEKPSFRSALKRRRCLVLVDGWFEWKQSTKPKTPFYFHRADGKPLALAGLWEEWTAQDTGEVLRTCTIITTSPNALMAPIHDRMPVILPPPAQEVWLRPEPQESSVLLPLLVPVADDGLDAYEVARVVNSPTNDVPACVERVAA
- a CDS encoding alpha/beta fold hydrolase produces the protein MNTKPQQGGYATVDDLKVYFEVHGGPLEGGKTPLVLLHGGMMAIETAFTKDLLPRFARSRPVIAMEMQGHGHTGVRPGPIQLERMVKDVVGVLAHLGVKRAHLLGHSLGGMIATGVCVHHPEVVASATLLSVTYTLEGMLPELVKMQRDPTHVPSPELIPLLPTEADFVSWKANFDKYNPDPSSFESVLARLNTLLTEWKGWSPAQLNGIRAPVLLALGDNDFTRLEHAAEMYRLIPGSKLAVLPNTTHMNIIERGAWLEPMVQELISRAEGA